In the Brachionichthys hirsutus isolate HB-005 chromosome 13, CSIRO-AGI_Bhir_v1, whole genome shotgun sequence genome, TACGCCTACGTCACTTACTTCACCGACAACATGGTTTGTGCCGGATTCATGGCTGGAGGTGCCAGCAGCTGCCAAGTGAGTTGGACTGAACCACAGTGAACACAGAGGGGTGGGATGAGTGTGAATCTCCTCCGGAAGCAGGGAGAGTTTGTGCAACGCACGTGTTTTTCACCTTGCGTGCAAATTATGCAAATACTGACTCTGATAGCCTTTCATTAAAACAGAGACAGGCGGTTAAATCTGTATCACTgcaggatggtgatgatgatgcaacAGCATTGCAAGAGACAAGTCGGGCTTCTGAACGTCTCCTGTttcattgttgttattattttacgcccctaaatgaatatttaatgaggcTTTAAGATTAGACAGATGATCTGGTAGCACTGCGGTAGGTGGTTTCTATTCAAGGCCCACACAGCAGTTCAGCTTCGTGCAGCAAATACCAGCCAACAGCGTTCATAGCTGGATGTGATCAGCGTGACCACTTCCTCCTCACGGCTGTGTTTGCAGGGAGACTCCGGGGGGCCCCTGGTGTGCAACGGTCAGCTGCAGGGAGTCGTGTCCTGGGGTTACGACTGCGCCATGGCGCAACGCCCCAGCGTTTACGTTCGAGTGTGTCGCTACAGCAGCTGGATCAGCACCGTCATGGGAAGCAACTGAGCACACAGTCACCCGGACGCCCATCCTCATTGCTCCGAATTTATTTCGATTGTTGCcagtaatttaaataaacattcagGCATAATATTCAGCAAGCAACTGTTAAGACAAAGAATtgtatgaaataataaaaaatgtgcgTTAGCATTCTTcacatttgttgttttcctaCGTTGAGTTTCACAGCTAACTAAAGGCTCTTTGCTCGCTCGCGCCGTGCTCTCagggaaacagaaaacaaaggtgAATCCATCCATTTATGTCTGCCTTGTATACTCGCTGTGCTGCTATGCACGCAACCCGATGAAAGGCCTTTTGCGCCGCGGCCGCTGCAGTGATGTGGGATGAACGTAAACGTGAGTAAATAAGCAGCACGGCTCTTTGCTgttttttaaaacatgcattcCTCAGATGGCGCTTTGTAAACTTCGCTGCTTCTTGTTTGCTGAGGCAACCTGGAGGATGAGACAGAGTTATGTAGCTACATCACAGAGGGACGCATGTGATCTAATATGAAAGGTGTGATGTGCACACTTTCATTTAAATGGCAACCTGGACAATGCTTGTGCAGGGGTGCTATATATGCTGCTGTGTggttcaaacacaaacaacccACCTGACCAGCAATCCTGTCCAGATCTCTTTGGCCCTGAGAGGTGAGTCTCCGCCCACTGTGAGCACAACGTTAAAATAACATCATTTAGATACCAAAATCATCACAACCTCCTCGTAcgcagcgctgctgcctcacccGTTTGGGTCTTTCTCCACCATCTTGAGGCCTTCCAGGGCCTGGAGGACCTTTCTCGCTACGTTCCTGGAGCCCACGCTGAAGTGGGCGGGGCGCACGCCGTTCCTTTGACGCCCTCCGTAGACCTTGATCATGGATCCTACGCCAACTCCTCCTCGCAGGTACAGGTGACGAGCCGTGGACGCTGGCGCGACGTGCACAGGGTACACAATGTATGTTTGCAACGTTTGTTTAATCCTATCAAATACTCTCGACTTATTCACCCAAATCAAACATTCCAGCCGTTGCGCAGCCACAGTATAGCGTATAAAGGTATTCACTGGACTCCTTCATCATCGCTGACACAAAAGGgctgttttaaatcatttaatttcacTTAGCTGAGGCTTTAACGtgtaaatattttcattgcAGATTAATGAAGCTATCCCACAGGGATCATGTGTGGGAAACACCTCCGGCGTGAACCAACCTGCTCTGGTGTAAAACCAGTTGTCATCACAGGGAGCCAGCTCTTTATGCCTGGCAAGCTTCACGGTGTCAACCCATTCGGGGACTTTCAGTTTGCCAGACCTGAAACATCAGGTGACAGTCGATGTGACGAATGTCATGGGATTTATTTAACACGCTACGCAAGCGTGTTTGGGCGGAGCCAACCGGCCTCCCTGTGTGTCAGTCAGCACCCGTGATGCGTGGGTTGTCCTATAATACTTCTGGTGGGTGTGGGTCACCTCACTAATTGTAGATTTTACTTTCCTTTCAGCTGACATAAGAGGCGAGCTACATCCTGGACAGGtgtatctgtgtatatatatatatatatatcagcgcTTGGTTACGATGGGATGAACTGAAGCACCGTAATTTGTCATCACACTTCTTTAGTCTTTTCACATGGCCGTGTGCAAACCCAAGATACTCAGGTGTGACttctgtatttatatttaattggaAATGACTTGTATGATCAATATCGTATATATACTGAAACATTATCAATACTACAACacctgtttgtgtatttgtgatggTGAACTGCTTCACTCATCTGTGTATGATCAATAAAGTAAACACCACAACAATACTTACTTTAAAAGATAGTCAGGCAAATGCTTACAGTACTCGTGTAGTCCGTAAAAACAGGCTCCTAACGGGACGATCTTATCGATGGATATATTTCAAAGTGGATGACATccttaaaatgcaaatattctAGTACATTAATGAGTACAGTTTAATTAATGTATCTCGCCATGAGAAATAGTGATCAGCTGAAGATACTTAGTTTGGTTCCAACGATCACACATTAAAGTAAAGAAAGCTGTAAggaaaattaacatttaatttcatagcgagtcaaatcaaatattttcatctTGCTAGTATATATAAAGTTATTTTGAAACCTCATGCTAGGAGATTCCAGATATTGCTGCACGTCATCGAGGTCAAGCGTATTTTGCCCCTCGTGACCTGCCGTAAACAATCAGCGCGCGCGTGACGGCTATCTGCCAGTCATGCTAGTTTTCACCTTTAATAACGGGACTTACTTTTTAAGGAAAGCCGACAGAGCCCTGACGAACTCCTGCTGGTTGACGTCTTTCACGGTGACACCGGGCATCTAAGAGGTACATTTGGAGATTAATATgagtttaacattttatatatataaatatataaaaataaaaagcacatcaTGTCATTCAGAGGCAAAATTCCGCAGCTGTAGGAGCACGTTTTTGttttgctaacgttagcaagcTCCTAGCTAGCTTAAACCAAgtaatatacataaatataaatataactcTAATATTATCCAAGAGTGTTAGATATCTTACTTCATAAGATTTGAGATTAGCGGTCCCCGGTTAGCCTCAATGCTGCGAACAGTTCGAGcgaagatgctgaggatgaggaggaggaggaggaggaggaggctgctctGATGCCGTAGTCTGAATTAACTTCGTCGGCAGGCAGCTCGCAAGTTCCTGCCTGCGTCAGTGAACTCTTTAACGAAGGTAATACCTGCATAAACGGTAATACATTTCCGCATACCCATTTTAATCGCGTGACGCCTCATCTTGGGTGTTAAATCTGTGTTATTACCTTGTTATAATGAGAATCGTCACCGTGAATATGTGGCTTGTGATGCTGTTCCTCTTGCTTTCCAGCAGAGGGCGGTGTTGTGGCGCCGGTTTCACGTCACCGTCCCATTTCTCGCATGGACAGAGTATAATCAATGCAGACTTAGCgaagctaataataataaaaaataaagtaagataAAACTTACTTAAAACGTATATTTGttgtacatttatatataatatgccTCATTTATAGATTAAGGGCAGTGAGTGACTCGGCCTGTTTGCCAATTGATTTCTGCCCTTGGCAAACAAAGTACACGTAGTATACAAAGTATGCAGCGACAGTTATCTGCACTTAACTGATGCAACTCCAATTCCATTCCTGCCTAAAGACAGCACGCAGAGAAAGTGTGTTAGTCAAGGGTACCAATTTTTCTCTTGACTTCTCATGAactgctttctgtctttttctccaTACCTGTctagatatttattttcaactgatttttttatatgtaaataatgttttcaatgttaaaatgtaatattttttcctggtTATTATAAGTACATAGGAAAATCtggatatttgtttatttttgttgtatccgaacgggtatccggatcactctcaaaatttaaggggatctaaattagaacatcttcagatttatttttccgTTATCCTGCtaactaacaaacaaacaaaaagacataCTGGCAGACATTGTAAATTAGTAATTAAAGGAAGGAATGATCATTTCTTGCAGTACTAATTATCTTGTATATGGTCTCCATAGCGTTGCCGTTTTATGTCCTTAATGTCAACGTTGTTTTCCATTTTGTAGACGAGCATCTTATGCAGATTAGAGTGTGAAGCACTGCATGTAAAGCCAAGGTAGACACAGCAGAGTTACATGTTCACACTCAGGggcgctgcacacacacacacacacacgcacacacacacacacacacacacacgcacacacacacacacacacacacacacgcacacgcacacgaacACACGGTTTTGGGGACTACTGTACATGCGTGTCACTAACCCTTATAACAATATTAATTAAGGATTGTTGTGTTTTGTCCCTGCAGTATGCctgtgtaaatatatttatgacCCACAACATGAGtaatacacccacacacacacacacacacacacacacacacacgctcagagAGCAGCCCTGtactctctgtctgcctgtctaagCTTCTTCCCCTCCCCCTCAACATCTCTCTCCCCTTTTTTGTCCCCCTCACGTTCTCCTttccctcctgctctctctctctctcactcctgaCAGCTAGCTCTATTTCAAGCCTCTGcccaacagagagagagagagagggagaaagaaacagatgcccagtgagagagagagagagagagagagagaggggagggggaagCAGACAGGATTTAGAGTTCAAGTGCACATGCAGAAAATAGGTTGAATAGGGGCGAGCGAGAGCAGAAAGGAAACCAGGAAAAGGAACGGCAGGGGTGAGAGACAAAGCACACAGTAGtttgttcttttcctctttctccctctctatTTTCTCCCCACAGAAAGAGGAGGCGTTCGCCTCAGAACAGaggcacaaaaaagaaaagctcaagATTGAAATACTGTGAGCGTAAAGGGAATTTGTTTTTCTATACGCCTACTCCTGCcacctcctctttcctctctgcaACGACACACTCCTCCTCTATCCCTCCCTCTTTGATATTTCTCCATGAACCCCCCCAgtgcccctctctctcctccctctcctcgctggctctcctttctctcccctccctcctcttcacacACCCCGATGTCCTTCCTCTCACGAGCGCCGCTTATGATCCACTTTCACTGGAGGCTGAACGCaacgggtttgttttttttctttcttcttcttctttctcttttgcgCGCTAGTTTCTGCCTATGGTTGTTCCCTAATACGAGGAGTCGCCATCCCGTAGACGCTTCGCTTCTACCATGCGTGGCGCCCCTGAAAAATGCAGGCCGTGGATTGTCCTGCTTCACGCCGAACGCCACAAACACTTTTTCTACTCTTTTTCCTTCCCGAGACAGAACTGAACTTCTGCTCGGGAAACCGTTTTCGTAATTCTCATATGAATTCTGAAGCTGGAGCTTAGGGTTGAAGAAAAGGAAGCGTGTCAGATGAACGGGCAGATG is a window encoding:
- the LOC137903114 gene encoding small ribosomal subunit protein eS19; this encodes MPGVTVKDVNQQEFVRALSAFLKKSGKLKVPEWVDTVKLARHKELAPCDDNWFYTRAASTARHLYLRGGVGVGSMIKVYGGRQRNGVRPAHFSVGSRNVARKVLQALEGLKMVEKDPNGGRRLTSQGQRDLDRIAGQVASANKKQRSLQSAI